In the Capra hircus breed San Clemente chromosome 17, ASM170441v1, whole genome shotgun sequence genome, AAGCGTGCTAACAGCAACAGAAGAATTCTTCTGGGCCACGCTGGGCTCCTTGCCCCTGCAGCCCTATGGGAGAGTGGATAACTGGGTTGGCTCAATTCTTGCTTCCCCCCCacgccctcaccccaccccacccccagtcgTGATGAACCCTGGTGTTCCTGCAGCTGGTGGGTGGGCCAGAGTCCTAGTCCAGCAAAACCTGCCCAACTGCCGGGCATCTGGGCTAAATGGTCCAGATGCTGTGAACACGGTCCCCGAGGTTGGAAAAGGAGATGCTGTCTTGAAAGATAGCGAGGGGGTGACCCCAGAGGACCCCTGACCCCTCCAGCACTGTTGGTGCTGCCTGCTAGGGCCTGCTTTCCTGCTGGTGTCAACATACACCAGGTCAGCCCGTGGGCCAGGGCGGCAGAAGGTTGTGTGTCAGGCTGGGATGGGGTACACGCTGAGTGCTTGACCTGGAGTTTCAGCCTGTCTGTCAGTATACCCAGGGGGTGGGGTAGACCTGGGTCTCCACGGTCTCTGAACTCGTGTGCATCCTGCGTGGGTGAGTATGTCACTGTGTGGGTGAGTGTGTCACTGCGTGGGTGAGTGTGTCACTGCCTGTCTCACATGTTTATCTGTGGGTATCAAGCTGTGGGTGAGTGAACGCATGTGTCTGATTTTCTGTCCAGAAAGTATCTGAGCGTGGGTCTGCCCCTGTTGATGTGTGTCTCTTAAGGTGTGTTCATGATTGTGTATGTTTTTCGTGGGTAGAAAGGAGGAGGGGGTCCCCGGGCACCCCAGATCGCAGGGATCCAGGCCTGCACTCTCAACCAGCACTGACCTAGGTGTGGGGCACCACGTCCAAGGCGGGGTGCTTACCTCCGTAGTAGGTATACGGAGTGGACCCCAACATCTCCGACTCGTCCAAGCGACCGCCCAGCGGACGCATGCGCCTCGGACTCCGGAAGAAGGCGTGTCTCCGGGCGCCCAGGGCGCTCAGCTGTTTCATCCGGCGTTCTTTGGACCGTCGGTTCTGGAACCACACCTGGGACAGAGAAGGGGCACGTGAGCTCTGATCTGGGTCGCCTTCTTTCCCTGCCCGGGCCGTCCCTGCTGGGTCCTAGCGCCTCCTTCGCACCAAGAATGCCCTGAGCCGGAGGGCCGGGCCGGATTAGACCAGAGGGGTGGAGAGGGGCCTCGGCGAACCAGCCAAGGGTGAAGGATTTCGCGGACCCGTGGGGCGACTCATAAAGAGCTGAGCTTCCTGGTCCTTGGCCCGTCCGCAGTGTGACGGCTTTATTATAAAGGCCTCCCGCCCAGCAAGGCGCCGGTCTCGGCTCCTCGCCTCCCCCGGCCGGGCTCTGGCCGGTTTGTCTGTCTGCCCGCGCGTCGGGCGCCCGGAGGGAACACACGGAGAACAAACAGCGCCTCTTCCTCTGCCCAGCggatgggaggaagggaaaggtaCCCGTACTCCAGCGAGGCTTAAAACCTTCCTTGAAAGGGGCGAGGGGCGGgaatcagagaggtgaagtgacccGCCCAAGATGGCACCGCTGGAAGACAGTAGGGCCAGGCTGGATCTTCCGGCTAGGCGTGTGACCAGCGGGCCCCGACCTCCGGCGCACCGCCTGCCCCTGCGCCGAACTCGGCGCGCTCTTAGCCAAGGAGGCTGCGTGCGAGACTCCGCCGAGCTTCCCTGCTCGCGGACGCAGCGGCGCTGGGGAGCGGTGGCCCGACCCGGGCCGCACCTGGATGACGCGCATGTTGAGGCCGGTCTCCTGCGCCAGCTGCTCGCGGATGTGGCGCGTGGGCTTGGGCGTGGCGGCGAAGGCGGCCTTGAGCGTCTCCAGCTGCTTGGCTTTGATGGTGGTGCGCGGGCCGCGCCGCTTGGTGCCCGAGTTCTGCTCCTCGTTCTCGTTGTTGGCCGTTTCCTTGTCCGACGACGTCGAGTTGTCGGTCTCCTTGGGATCGTCCTGGAGTGGATCCTGGAGGTCCGGGGACAAGCTGCGGTCCGTACAGGACGACACTGCGGGAGGACGGAGCGGGAAGGGAACCGGACGTCAGCGGCGGCCCGAGACCTCTCCAGTCGGGTAGCGGGCTCCCGGCGGCCCGGGCCACCACCAACCGCGGCCGGTTTCCCACCCCAAACCTGccgcagcccctcccccaggggcCCGACGCCCGCCCACTCCCTCCAGGCGGGGCCCGGCCTTCCGAGGGGCCCTTCTCAAGCCCTCCCAGCACTTCCCAGCCAGCGCTTGCGACAGGGGGAGGCGCGCTCTCAGGAGAGGACGCGAGGAGGGTCCTGACGCCCTCCTGGCCTGGGATCTTCTTTTcccacctctccttccctcaatTACTGTCCTCACTATGCAGCTAGAAATTAGCAGGAGCTGAAAAGACTCGGAAAGGGGAAACTGCACGGCTCCAaattggaggaggaggaggaccgcTTGGACAAGAATTGAAGGAGAGCAGGGGAAGAGCAGGCGAGGCAAGTATCTTGAGAGGCTGGCTGCCAACGCTGCCCCTCTTCGCCAGCCCCCCACGGCCCCTCCGTGTGCCTTGACGTTTGAGTGGAGAGCTCTGAACCCGGGGCAAAGTGGGGAGGGCGCTGGGGCCTGGGCCGGGGAGGGGTGAGGGCCTCCTACCCGAGTTGAGGCTGCCCTCCTTGAGGCTGGAGGAGCTCAGGTAGTCGTCCTTGCACACGAACTTGTTCTCGTCGATGACGTAGAGCTCCTCGCCGGTGGACAGCTGCTTGTTGCAGACCATGCAGGTGAAGCAGTTGAGGTGGAAGACTTTGCTGCGGGCCTTGCGAACCAGGTCGCTCGGTGAGATGCCCTGCGCACAGCCCGCACACTTGGTGCCAAAGCGCCTGCAGATGGACACGGCCTGTCACCTGAGGCCAGCCCAGTGTCCCATCCTCCCCGAAGCCCTGAcctcctcctgccctgccctggctTCTGAGAAGCCTGCATTTCCACGTCTGTCAACAGGAGATCCCAGTCCCATCCTCCCTGGCCGGAAATGCCAGGCAGGAGACAAAATGCCCTGGACTGTGCCTCGGGCTCATTTGAACCCTGCTGGGCTTTTGGCAATGGGTGCAGCCTTCAGCCGAGGAGAAGGCCCAGAGCACCCCAAGTCGTGcccttcctccacccccacccctaccagCTCCTCCCCAGGATGCTCCAGGCAAACTCTGCTCTTGAGGTCAGGGAGGATTTTAAAGCCAGGCAGGCCAGGTTGGGACCACTTCTCGGCTTTGCCTTCTGGATCCTTAACAGTCTGCTGAGATCCAGGTAGGGTCCATCAGCCTGGCTGGTGGGTTCTAGCAATGGAGCATCGAGGGGGACCCTCTCCTGAGCTGAACCTAAGCAGGAAAGAGAGAGCCTCTACTGATTCCCAGCACTGTAGACTTTCCAGGCCCTGCTCTGGGCCCCACTGGAGCTGGTCAGGGGCCTGTGGGCTCTGGAAGGCAGGGACTGGGCCTCCAGGTCCCCAGATCCCAGGCCCTggcaggcaggggaggaggaTATGTGATCAGAAGGCAGTCCTAAACCTGCATGGCCAGAACTCGGGATCTCTCCAATGCCTCCTTTTCTGTGTTCCCTGTCTAGatcctcttctttcttctagGAGTGCTGGGAGTCAGCCGGCCTCCCCTGAAATGGATGGTGCAGACCAGCACAGGGAGGGGTAAGGAAAAGGGGGAGCGGTGAGGTGCAGGGGGAGAGAGGGCAAGGGCCCAGGACTCTGGGGCCCCACATCTACTCACACCCATGTCTCTAAACAGGGCGAATTTGGGTGACGTTGATGTAGTGAGGGCATTAAAAGCCATAAGTCACTTTTGGCCTTATCCGGCAGCATAATTGGCCATATGCACCTTATCAAAAATCATTAGGTGCTTTGCAAGCACCACATGAGGGGCCTTGGGCCTCTGGGGCCGGGGAGTTTACACGTGTAAAGGCGCGACTGACATTTTCTCCTATTCAAATTCCCTAGTGCCAGCCACCGGGCCGGTGAGCAGCCTTTCTGCACAGCGTTAATCATGCCCCCCTCTTCCCTCTGCGCCTGGAATTCGCACTCACAAAGCTGACTCTGGGCGCCCGTGGGGAAGTGGGCCAGGCCTAGCGGCCAAAACCCCCACAGCCTTCCAGGCCAACCCTCAACATCTCTCAGCTGGGAAACCGAGACTTAGAGAAGTGATCTCTGCGATCTGCCTGAGGGCCCGAGTGGGCAGCAAGGGTAGACCCTGCAGgtcctgattccagcttcatTTCGTTTGTACTttgaacagaagagaaaatgtttAAGGAGTTTGGGGCTGATGGTGGGGGGATGTGGATGGGGGGATTGAGGAGAAGATTCCCTTCCCATCACCAAAGGAGACCTTTCTGGCTGAGCCCGCTCTGGGGCTGGGAAGTTTCTGTTTGTCCAGAAAGGCCCGGGGAACCCTACCTGCCTGGAGCCCAGCCTCTGGACAGCCCGCACTCTGCCTGGTGGGAGAAGCCCTCAGCAGTCCCTAACTTCGCCAAAATCCTTAGTCTCTCAGAACCGGGCTGGAAGTTTCCACCCTGGGGTGGTGCCGGCTAGGAAGGGGCAGAGACGAGTGTGGAGCAAGTTAGTCAGGGAgcttcctctccctgccccactgCCTATCCAAGCCGGCCTGGAAAAGCCAGCTAGAAGCAGCCCAGCCGCGTTCTTCTCACTCCGCCTGGGTTCCGGCCCTTGCTAGGAGAGCCGGCTCCGCACTGAAGCTGGTGAGACCGGGAGGCTGGGGTGGGTCTCTCCCGTTCCCCGGTGCCCCAACGGAGCGCGCGCGGGGCGGGCGCGCGGGCAGCAAGTAGAGGCAGCACAGGCCACTTACCTGAAGAAGTCATTTTTGCAGTAGAGCTTGCCCTCGCGTGAGAAGCACTTCTCCGAGAGGTTGGTCTTACACTCGCAGCACTGAACGCATTTAATATGCCACGCGCGGTCCAGCACGTTCAGCAGAAAGCGATCGAGGATGGGCCGCTCGCAACCGGCACAGTGCACCATCATAGCCCCGCGCCCCGGCGGCTCGGGCCGCCTCGACCTCCCTTTGGGCCCCCGGCCCTCGGGCCCCCGGCCCCGCCGCTGTTCTCTGCCTCTCTTCTTGGCCGCCGCCGGGCGAGTCCGGTCCGAACCAAGACTCAGCCAGTCAAGTCCTCGGGTGATTTCTGGGCCTGGCGCTAGGCTGCCCGCGGTGGGGTGGGGACTGGTGGCGTTCACAGTCTCATGCCCCGGGCCGCGCGCCCCAGTAAATCTTCGGTGGCTGCTGGCCTCGGCTCTACCGAGCGGCTTTCCCCGGTGGCGGAGGCGCCGGCACTTTCCCCCACTTTCAAGCGGTCCCGATCCTCATCTTTGTCTGGCCGCCGCCTAATTCGCGCATCCTTATTCAGATTTGGTGACGTGGCGAGGCACGTAGGGGGCCCGGCGGCCAATGGGCTCGCGGTGGCCATGGCAACCTCTTAAATTTATAGCATATCTAAATTGGCTACAGCGTTGCGGTCCGGACAGAGCAAAAAAAACAAGGCATCAGTATTGTTGAGTATTAGCTTGTACCTGGTTCGGAGGCAAAGTAAGTATTTACCTTCCAgtttggggctgggggctgggagggccgCGCGATCTGAAAACTGCCTCTGTCTTCTCTCGCCTCACAcatatttgggggtgggggtcagggttCCAAGGCctagtggggaggtgggggacctctgcccccttctccatCCACGGAACTTGCAAAAGTTGCTCAAGGCGAGGATCGCGCGctctgcctgcctcctcttccccagcccAGCCCGCCGTTTTGGACTCTCCCACCCGCGCGCCCCTGGGGTCAGCGCCCTGGAGCTGCGACAGAGAGGTTCCCGGGACTCCCGGGAGGCGTCCCCGGTTTCCTTTGTCATACATGGGGACTGGGGACGAGCCTGGCCTTTCtcatggaaaaagagagagagagaaagaccgaACAGGCCCAGGCCCAGGTTGGGGGGCATGTTCTCTGGCCCGCTCCGAGACCCCGCGCTGGCCATGGGACTCGGGGGCGATGTGGGGAGTGGGGTATCCAGGGCGCACCGGTCTTCCCGAAGCCCGCTCAGAAGTGGCGTTCACCGCGCCTCCGCTCTCCTCGCGGCACCTTCCGGATCCCGGGTCAGCCAGTCCGGGCGCCGCGGTGAGTGGGTAGCGCGGCCAAGGCGGCACGCTGGAAGATTGCGCGGGCGCTGTTTGCACGCGCTGGGGGTCCCGGCTGTGTGTGCAGGTTCTAGTTTTCATAGGAGGCAGGAAGTGCCGTTCCACGGGGCTCCGAGCGTGTTGGGGGGAGGGTGTTCGCAGGTGTATGTGGAGGGGGACTGTGACTCTggtgggggagggaaaaaaacatgCCTCTTTCCCAAAGTACCAACCCAGCCACTGAACTGGATGCTCTAAGTTAGGGAGGCCAGGCAAGCTAGGTGGGGATTTTCCCTTCCCACTCCAGAAAAGAGGGCCGATGGGGTCTGCAAGGCTTGGGCCCACAGGCTGGGAGCCAGAGtgtatagttgtgtgtgtgtgtgtgtgtgtgtgtgtgtgtgcgcgcgcgcatgcTCTTGCATGTGTACATGCCAAGGCTTAGGTGTGGATATGCGTTTGGGTGCATTTGTTGAGTTTGTTAATATGCATTTGCTGTTTGAGAATCTTGTTTTTGCCTCTCTTTATATCACTCAGGAATcgattatatgaatatattttggcGTGTATATCTTTTGTGTTTGTACCTGTGCATAGCTCTGCTAATATCTGTGTATATTAGTCTGcgtgcttttgtttttgttggttaGTGTGtccatataaatatgtatatatgtgcatatttgcAGCCACATGAATGTGATAGTATTTGCTtatgtgtgtgcctctgtgtaaGATTGCTTGTGTAGGTGTGTGCTAACATGGATGTGAAAGTGGACTTTGAAGAAGCTGAATCGTGTGCAGGTGagcgtgtgtgtatgtgactGAGCTGGGTTGGGTGTGTTCGTGAGTGTGGAATTTTGTGGGTACGTGTTTGTGGGTccgtccttgtgtgtgtgtgtctgagtgtatATAGTTCTGCAGAGAGCAGTACTTTTGTTTATGTGAGTCCTGTGGTGTTTCCACACCCCCCTACCTGCCCAGGGAggggtatgtttgtgtgtgtacttCTAGTGTGCTTGCCTTTGTGGATCTGAAAGGGGGCAGGATTTGTGGATGCCTGGCTTGGGGCAGTTGGTGGAAGCTCAGGGGTGTTCATTTTTCCTGGGTTTCTGTCCAGACCTCTAGCTTTCCCTCACAGGACACAGTCTCTATGGGAAGTGATCTGGCTTCGCACAGGAACTGACAGGTGCTGGTCACTGGGATGGGGTGCTGGCCCCCAAGCTGGACTTCTGAAAGGGAGTCCCCAAACTGGGCCACTTCTGCAGTTACTCTGTCCTCCAGCTTGCCGAGCAAGGAACAGGTGTGGCTGATTGGAGCTGGGACCAGCCAGGAACAAGGAGGCCGGATCTCGCTGGGTCTCCCAGGCCAGGCTGGGAGAGCTCCAGGAGCCCCACATGAAATCGCAGTCTCTGGCGGtgcctggccctgccctcctAGGCTATGAAGGGTCATTGAGCTGAGATAGCACAGGGACAGAGTGAAACAAGCACCGGAGAGAAAAGAGGCACTCAGGCTCCAAGTGGAGGCGAATCGCGATACCTCCTTGGTCTTTGTCTCCATCTCTCCCGAGTTCTCTTCACAttgtttcctttctgtctctctttcttatGTTCAGCCTCTGTtcctttttggtttctttttccctCCGTTTCCCCATCACTTTCTTTCTCTCGATTTTATTTCCCTGCCTGCGGCTTTCTGCGGGCATTCCGATCTGGTATCCGACTCAAAGCTGCGATGAAGGATTCTCTTTGTGCACCCCGCAgatttgggtgtgtgtgtttggatcTCCCACACAGTAATTAAATGCCCCTGTCTAGATGATATCCTTCCCCCATGCTCTGGACTAGGTGCGCTGAGCCTAGTCTCCCCCACTCCTGAGTGGGTACCTGAAAAGCCAAGTCTTTTcaccccagctctgcccacctTGCCGGCTGCTGGGTGCCTGTGTACCAGGCTCCATCTAGAATAAATCCACCTGCCCTCACCTCCTCTATGTGCTTAAATGCCAACGCACAGTCAGGCCCCAGCCGCTGAGATGCAACGCCAGGGAGGTAGGAGGAACAtgcccctctccctccaccctggATGTGGTGAGTCACTCCAGGGATGGATGCTTGGTGGCTGAAGATGAAGCTTCACTTCCAGAAGCCCCAGCCTGGCCTTCTGCCTCTTGTAGCTGAGTTTACCCACTCTGTCCAGGTCACAGCCTCTTGGAATTACCCTGGGACCCTGAGCACAGCCCACACTCAGTCCAAAACCGCCTCGCTCCAGCCCAGTGGCAGCGGCATCCTGCTTGGCCCTCCACCTTCCAGGGCGCACAGCTTccggaaaacacacacacacacacacacacacacacacgccagcaGACCAACTATTAGACGAATTATCCCGCCCTAACAGCGCTAACAGATGGCGACCAGGCAGCGAAATCCCCTCCTATATGTAACTAATAAACTGCTTGTGTCTTAACAGGGTAATGCATGGAGACGCAATGTCACTTATACAAGATGTTGATGGAATTTACTATATAAAAATCTTCCTCCTAGAGTAAAGAGTATCAACATTACAACTCGACAGACGGCGGCGGGATAAGTAAAACAGACAAAAGACAAACAAGATAGTAATCTGTTTCCAATCACTTAAGCCCTGTAGAGTTAGTAATACGCGGTTTGCATATTCCCCCTTGAGTTCGGTAATTAATTACCGGCGAGGAGGCGCACACCCACCCGGGTGGGCGTTTCGAGGTGCGCTGAGCTGGGATTGCGGGGAGGCGCCTTTCCTGACTTTTCCAGCCTGGGACGTGGGGCAGCGCCCGGACTGGGGACTCTTCTGAGCATTTGGAACCGACCTTCCCGCAGGTGTAGAACACTTCCTCGCCCCTCACCGGAAACTCTCCATCCCGGGGAGATTCTGCAGCCAAGCAGAAACGGGGCTTTTCTGGCAGCCAGAGCATCTCCCTTCGCTCGTCTGAAGACAACCGCTTGCTTTGAATGGACTGAAGTGGCCTGCTTTCTCGGGGAGCGCGCGCTCTGGGGGAACCCGGGAAGCGCGCCCCTCGTCGTCTTCTCCCCGCGGTCTCTGGGGCGGCCCAGCCTGTCCTCTCCCGACTTCCATCATTACCGCCCCCCACCCAACACGCAcactccacccccgccccccccaatcCCCCCCCCAAGCCAGCGCGGCTTTAACATTAAACAAACGCAGCGAGCGCCTCAGAGCTGCGCTCTCGGCCGGGTCTGCGCGGCGGCGGCGTTACAAATTGTAAATTTAAATTGCTCGCCGGATTCATTACCTCCCCTCTTTGATTTCAGCCAGCCGTGAAAAATTATACTGGTGTACCACTGAGAAACTGTTTTGCCGCAAAGAGCCCGCGCCTAATCACTGGCTTTCTCCCTCCGACAAAAGTGTAATTATTTTGTTTGGGGTGTAAATATAGGCCGCGCTGCGCACACACACTCAGCGTCCCGCCGCGCCGCCGCGCATTGCCCGCCGCCGCGAGGAATCGGCCCCCGAGTAAGAGCGGGCgtggaggctgggccctgccgcCCGGAGCCTGGAGAAGAGCGGCCGGTTTGGCGCTCCGGCAAGACCCAGAGAGCCGTGTCGGCAGGTCCAGTCGCCAGTTCCTGCCCTCAGGAGTTCGGGTTTGCCGGATGATCCCCGGACCCTGTGCGCCCAGGCTGGCTTGGGTGGAAGTCCACCGGGTGCTTGGAGTGGGTCAGGGCGCGGGCTTAGGCCTAGGcatccaggcaggaatacagaaGGGATGGTGGGAGGATGCGAGTGAGGTGGCCGAGGATGAGCTTTCTGGGGTCCCCATTGGGGGCGGCCAGCTGGGGGCAACCCCAAGTCCAGGCTGGGAGAGTGTTGTGGCCTGGGCGTCCCCAAGAGGGCAGAGAATAGGCTGAACCCTGGAAAGCAGGGGTCACAAAACCGGTGTGTCCCCTCGCTCTCCTCTGAGGACTGCTCGGTTTCCAGAACATGTCTGCGGGGGGCAGGGCCTTCCTGTCAGTTGAATCCTGCGCTGCTTAATTAACGGTCTCGTTAACTGGGCTGGCCCGACCTGGAACGTTTAATCAAAAAGGCAGGGaattcctcccctcccttccttccttcttgcctCCACTCCTccgtctcttccttctttcctcttctttccttcatcTATTTATTCACCAGTGGTAAAACTTCTCCCCTCCTTAAGCACCCTCTCCCAGCACTGGGGTGCGAGGCTGCTGAATCCCCAGTCCAAATAGTGAGTCCCCAGTCCGATATTTGGGGAGGGGCCTGTGGGACATGAACAGTGGCAGGACCACTGTTCAGTCTGGTGGCCTTGGGACAGGACTGGAGCCAGAGGCCCGTGGTCAGATTTCTGGGGGCAGGCTAGTGGAAGtgtgctgaggagccctgcaagCCACCACCTGGAGGGCATCTCTGGGAGGTTGGAGGGCAGTGGCTGATCACACTTAGCCAATCCAGAAAATCCAGCTGCAAAGCCTGTGCATGCTGGCCAGCTTAGAGACCCAGCTGGTTGGGGCCAGGGTAGGGTGGAGCCTGGCGTCCCCTCTCTCTTTCCAGCCATCCATCCTGGAATGCATCTCTCAGAGGCCCAGCCATCAGGCTACCCAGCCAGTCCTACAGGTTACGGCATCCTCTTTGGCGCAGCAACCCAGGGCCCAACTTAGGCACCAGCTGCGGGGGAGGGTGCAGACTGGAGCTAATCCCTGTGGGCCAGAGGGCAGCCTGAGGAGGACAGAAGGAATGGGGCAAGCCAGTCCTCCAACTTGTGGGAGCAATGCTGACCCTTTGTTCAGAAAGGGAAAACCCCATGCTTTGTGCAAGGCTAGAGGCTGCTTCGCCAACTGCCGGGTTAGGCTCAAATTCCAGGTTGCCAGGCTGACCGAGGGTTCAAGCTGAGTGCCGCTGGCACCTTCCTCTTCCTTGCCTTGGTGGTTTAGCCTGGAGGGCCGCCTCAACCTCATCCATGTGCAATGTCCGACAGCACGCAGTGCTGGGGCTCCTGGAGCCGTGGTCCCGGACTCTCTGGCTCCACTGAGGTATCCGACCGTGGAGGCTATCCGCTGGGCTCCCCGAGCTGTTTCTTAGAAGATGCTTGCAATCCATTTCATCTCTGGAACCCAAAAGGAGAGCGCTAACCTCCAAACGGAGGATCCCGAAGACTTTCTAATTATCCTCCCTCGGACTAGCTAGTCTGAATTTGAGTCTGTATCTTGCTTCCCCTTTCTTTTATCTTGGTCTTTTTCGTGGTCTCGATAgcatctctctctccccccaccttctcctcctttccccattCTCTTCCACCTCCTCTCCCCGCCCCTCCATATCCCACCTCCTTTTTGTTAGCCTAATATGGGTTCCTTTAGAATTCATCCGACTTTGGCAGCCCGCGCgcgctgtttgtgtgtgtgcgtgtgtgtgtatttctcagCTGCTAATGATTGTGTGTTGATAGAGCAATGCAGTGGCCTCATTAGCCTTTGTTTAGAAGGTGTTAAAAGGGAAATCTGCATCGGAAAGCCGCGGTTTACACCGCAGCCTGGCTGAACCAGGAGCCAGAGccggctggggggtgggggtggggccgcCCACCGCCAGCCCCcgggaggcggggaggggccCAGGAAAGGCGACCCCCAGCACCTTCCTCCCAAGGCGAGTATGTTTACC is a window encoding:
- the LHX5 gene encoding LIM/homeobox protein Lhx5: MMVHCAGCERPILDRFLLNVLDRAWHIKCVQCCECKTNLSEKCFSREGKLYCKNDFFRRFGTKCAGCAQGISPSDLVRKARSKVFHLNCFTCMVCNKQLSTGEELYVIDENKFVCKDDYLSSSSLKEGSLNSVSSCTDRSLSPDLQDPLQDDPKETDNSTSSDKETANNENEEQNSGTKRRGPRTTIKAKQLETLKAAFAATPKPTRHIREQLAQETGLNMRVIQVWFQNRRSKERRMKQLSALGARRHAFFRSPRRMRPLGGRLDESEMLGSTPYTYYGDYQGDYYAPGGNYDFFAHGPPSQAQSPADSSFLAASGPGSTPLGALEPPIAGPHAADNPRFTDMISHPDTPSPEPGLPGSLHPMPGEVFSGGPSPPFPMSGTSGYSGPLSHPNPELNEAAVW